From Rhodococcus antarcticus, the proteins below share one genomic window:
- a CDS encoding IclR family transcriptional regulator yields the protein MLDHGFFEPHDQPLLFIPLGGTMAHGQARGGGTAPRSPHPDGERGQFELGGTEAAGRVADVLLLFATGPLHLGVSEIARELGLSKAVVHRILQSLVSRSLLRADPGTREYRLGPGAIALGSRALHDLDLRQLAGPTLRRLRDVTRETTTLSGRVQDSRMYLDQYESPQEIKMTVRLGHPYPLHAGASSRAMLAFLPPAVVDRVVAQGMDRLTPETIRDEAVLRATLAEIRRSGYGTSLGERQHGAGSVAAPLFGVGGEVIGSLSVCGPVSRFDPASVRLLMPQVLAAADEISRQAGWDGGSAVDGIA from the coding sequence ATGCTTGACCACGGGTTCTTCGAGCCCCATGATCAGCCTCTTCTCTTCATTCCGCTAGGAGGAACGATGGCGCATGGCCAGGCTCGTGGCGGAGGAACCGCTCCCCGTTCGCCCCATCCTGACGGGGAGCGCGGCCAGTTCGAGCTGGGCGGTACCGAGGCCGCCGGCCGGGTGGCGGACGTGCTGCTGCTGTTCGCAACCGGTCCGTTGCACCTGGGGGTCAGCGAGATCGCCCGCGAGCTGGGGCTCAGCAAGGCGGTGGTGCACCGCATCCTTCAGTCGCTGGTCTCGCGCTCGCTGCTGCGGGCCGACCCAGGAACTCGCGAGTACCGGCTGGGGCCGGGTGCCATCGCGCTGGGCTCGCGGGCACTGCACGACCTCGACCTGCGGCAGCTGGCCGGGCCGACGCTGCGGCGCCTGCGGGACGTGACCCGCGAGACGACCACCCTGTCCGGCCGGGTGCAGGACAGCCGGATGTACCTCGACCAGTACGAGAGCCCGCAGGAGATCAAGATGACCGTGCGGTTGGGCCACCCCTACCCTCTGCACGCTGGTGCTTCGAGCCGGGCGATGTTGGCCTTCCTGCCTCCCGCGGTGGTCGACCGGGTCGTGGCGCAGGGGATGGACCGATTGACACCGGAGACCATCCGGGACGAGGCGGTGCTACGGGCAACCCTGGCCGAGATCCGACGGTCGGGGTATGGCACCTCCCTCGGGGAGCGACAGCACGGGGCAGGCTCCGTGGCCGCGCCGCTGTTCGGGGTGGGCGGCGAGGTGATCGGGTCGCTCAGTGTGTGCGGCCCGGTGTCGCGCTTCGACCCAGCGAGCGTGCGGCTGCTCATGCCGCAGGTGCTGGCGGCGGCGGACGAGATCTCTCGCCAGGCCGGCTGGGACGGCGGCAGCGCAGTGGATGGCATCGCCTGA
- a CDS encoding dihydroorotase, which translates to MSSLDLLIKNVRVVRPDHDEVSWVDLGIKDGVFTRIEADIPVEEATEVVDGGGKLAYPGVVDAHQHWGIYNPLSEDAVTESRAAAQGGVTSGLTYMRTGAYYMNTSGPYADVFPKVLEATENRAYVDYAFHLAPIEGQHIDEIPNLIAEHGVTSFKIFMFYGTHGLHGRSSDQSSFLMLDEDESYDYAHFEFIMRGLQKAREDERFADIADSLSLSLHCETAEIMRAYTKIVEADGSLSGLEAYSASRPPHSEGLAITIASYLAHETSMPNINLLHLSSRKAMEAAMLMQGTFPHINFRREVTIGHLLADIHTASGIGGKVNPPLRPRDDVEALWEHLLAGDVSWVVSDHACCKEETKFGEPRDDVFLAKSGFGGTEYLLAGLISEGRKRGLSDSTIAQLTSFNPAQRFGLHTKGNIALGYDADLCLVDDAVSYVVAAADSESAQEYTPFEGFELTAKVTDTFLRGGAVLTDGQVVGEPRGQYLRRPTTRA; encoded by the coding sequence GTGTCGTCGTTGGACCTGCTCATCAAGAACGTGCGTGTCGTGCGCCCCGACCACGACGAGGTGTCCTGGGTCGACCTGGGCATCAAGGACGGGGTCTTCACCCGCATCGAGGCCGACATCCCCGTCGAGGAGGCCACCGAGGTGGTCGACGGCGGAGGCAAGCTTGCCTACCCCGGCGTCGTGGACGCCCACCAGCACTGGGGCATCTACAACCCGTTGTCGGAGGACGCGGTCACCGAGAGCCGGGCCGCCGCCCAGGGCGGGGTCACCAGCGGACTGACCTACATGCGCACCGGCGCCTATTACATGAACACCAGCGGTCCGTACGCCGACGTCTTCCCGAAGGTGCTCGAGGCCACCGAGAACCGGGCCTACGTCGACTACGCCTTCCACCTGGCACCGATCGAGGGACAGCACATCGACGAGATCCCGAACCTGATTGCCGAGCACGGCGTCACCTCGTTCAAGATCTTCATGTTCTACGGCACCCACGGGCTGCACGGCCGCTCCTCCGACCAGAGCTCGTTCCTGATGCTCGACGAGGACGAGAGCTACGACTACGCCCACTTCGAGTTCATCATGCGCGGGCTGCAGAAGGCCCGTGAGGACGAACGCTTCGCCGACATCGCCGACAGCCTGTCGCTGTCGTTGCACTGCGAGACGGCCGAGATCATGCGGGCCTACACCAAGATCGTGGAGGCCGACGGCAGCCTCAGCGGCCTCGAGGCCTACAGCGCCTCACGCCCCCCCCACTCCGAGGGCCTGGCCATCACGATCGCCAGCTACCTCGCGCACGAGACTTCGATGCCAAACATCAACCTGCTGCACCTGTCATCGCGCAAGGCGATGGAGGCAGCGATGCTCATGCAGGGCACGTTCCCCCACATCAACTTCCGCCGCGAAGTGACGATCGGCCACCTGCTGGCCGACATCCACACCGCCAGCGGGATCGGCGGCAAGGTGAACCCGCCGCTGCGCCCGCGCGACGACGTCGAAGCGCTGTGGGAGCACCTGCTGGCAGGAGACGTCTCCTGGGTCGTCAGTGACCACGCCTGCTGCAAGGAGGAAACCAAGTTCGGCGAGCCCCGGGATGACGTCTTCCTGGCCAAGTCGGGCTTCGGCGGAACCGAATACCTGCTCGCCGGACTGATCAGCGAGGGCCGCAAGCGCGGTCTCTCCGACTCCACCATCGCCCAGCTGACCTCGTTCAACCCCGCCCAGCGCTTCGGCCTGCACACCAAAGGCAACATCGCACTGGGCTACGACGCCGACCTGTGTCTCGTCGACGACGCGGTGTCCTACGTCGTGGCGGCGGCGGACTCGGAGTCGGCCCAGGAGTACACCCCGTTCGAAGGCTTCGAGCTCACCGCCAAGGTGACCGACACGTTCCTGCGCGGCGGCGCTGTGCTCACCGACGGTCAGGTCGTGGGCGAGCCCCGCGGGCAGTACCTGCGCCGACCGACCACGCGGGCCTGA
- a CDS encoding MmgE/PrpD family protein, with translation MPDATPNQPDTPAPDAAARTLAQQLGAFAAAATYDALPTDVIDSVRQRVLDTVGIMIAASPLETSRGARRWVAAQGGSPRASVVGVEERLPATLAAFSNGVLAHSLDYDDTHLPSVLHPSACVVPAALAAAQDAGADGRMTVAAIAVGLEITVRLGMAGYDEQAGNSTFFEHGQHATSICGAMGASAAAALLYGLGADGVTHSLGLTASMASGVIEANRTGGTVKRMHCGWAAQSGVSAAQLVGHGFTGPPTVLEGRFGFFQAWLHGQFDPAAITDGLGETWAVPGIFVKPYPANHFTHAGIDAARALVAKGLDIDTIAAIELGVPSANRRTIGEPIEVKRAPETGYMAQFSGPYTVVAGLLGGHGLGVGLDDFTDELATDHQRRRLMALVDVVDDDECSAIFPRQFPAVLRVRTTDGRELVEKVLTTRGGPQRPLSLDELATKFADNAGRLLDDDQVRTVRAACVGLDTLDQVDAVLDPLRALDPLAPR, from the coding sequence ATGCCTGACGCCACGCCGAACCAGCCCGACACCCCAGCTCCGGACGCCGCCGCGCGCACCCTGGCCCAGCAGCTGGGCGCATTCGCCGCAGCCGCCACCTACGACGCGTTGCCCACCGACGTCATCGACAGCGTCCGTCAACGGGTGCTCGACACGGTGGGCATCATGATCGCCGCCAGCCCGCTGGAGACGTCCCGCGGCGCGCGGCGCTGGGTCGCTGCGCAAGGCGGCTCCCCCCGTGCCAGCGTCGTGGGCGTGGAAGAGCGGCTGCCAGCCACGCTTGCCGCATTCAGCAACGGAGTGCTCGCGCACTCGCTCGACTACGACGACACCCACCTGCCTTCGGTGCTGCACCCCAGCGCCTGCGTGGTCCCGGCCGCCCTGGCGGCCGCTCAGGACGCCGGCGCCGACGGGCGGATGACGGTCGCGGCCATCGCCGTGGGCCTGGAGATCACGGTGCGCCTGGGCATGGCCGGCTACGACGAGCAGGCCGGCAACTCCACGTTCTTCGAGCACGGCCAGCACGCCACCAGCATCTGCGGAGCAATGGGCGCCTCGGCGGCCGCCGCCCTGCTCTACGGCCTCGGTGCCGACGGGGTGACGCATTCGTTGGGCCTCACCGCGTCGATGGCATCGGGGGTGATCGAGGCCAACCGAACGGGCGGCACCGTGAAGCGGATGCACTGCGGGTGGGCCGCGCAGTCCGGGGTGAGCGCCGCCCAGCTCGTCGGCCACGGCTTCACCGGCCCCCCCACCGTGCTCGAGGGAAGGTTCGGCTTCTTCCAGGCCTGGCTGCACGGTCAGTTCGACCCGGCCGCCATCACCGACGGTCTCGGCGAGACGTGGGCCGTGCCCGGCATCTTCGTCAAGCCCTACCCGGCCAACCACTTCACCCACGCCGGTATCGACGCTGCCCGCGCCCTCGTGGCCAAGGGCCTCGACATCGACACGATCGCCGCCATCGAGCTGGGCGTGCCGTCGGCGAACCGGCGCACCATCGGCGAGCCGATCGAGGTCAAGCGCGCGCCCGAGACCGGCTACATGGCCCAGTTCAGCGGCCCCTACACCGTGGTCGCCGGGCTGCTCGGCGGCCACGGGCTCGGGGTGGGCCTCGACGACTTCACCGACGAGCTGGCCACCGACCACCAGCGGCGACGGCTGATGGCCCTGGTCGACGTGGTGGACGACGACGAGTGCTCGGCGATCTTCCCGCGGCAGTTCCCCGCCGTGCTGAGGGTGCGCACCACCGACGGCCGGGAGCTGGTCGAGAAGGTGCTGACCACCCGCGGCGGCCCGCAGCGCCCGCTGAGCCTCGACGAGCTGGCCACCAAGTTCGCCGACAACGCGGGCCGCCTGCTCGACGACGACCAGGTGAGGACGGTGCGTGCCGCGTGCGTTGGCCTGGACACCCTGGACCAGGTGGACGCCGTGCTCGACCCGCTCCGGGCGTTGGACCCCCTCGCTCCCCGCTGA
- a CDS encoding fasciclin domain-containing protein translates to MKKTQRLAAVGALAALTLTISACSSGETASTTSSSTTASAAKTTTAAPSSSKAATAGSADGVTKIDQIFGPACSQVPTTGPGSAAGMVDAAVGTAASNNPLFKTLTAAVTAAGLVPTLNDTKAAYTVFGPIDSAFTALPAGTLDKLLADPSGQLTTILTYHVIPKRYDAAGLVAAGSVKSVQGGEVKITGTAAAPLINGNEVLCGNIPTANATVFAIGTVLTPPKA, encoded by the coding sequence GTGAAGAAGACCCAGCGCCTCGCGGCAGTCGGCGCCCTCGCCGCCCTCACCCTCACCATCTCGGCCTGCAGCAGCGGCGAGACGGCGTCCACGACGTCGAGCTCCACCACCGCATCTGCCGCCAAGACCACCACCGCGGCGCCCTCCTCCTCGAAGGCCGCCACCGCCGGCTCGGCCGACGGCGTCACCAAGATCGACCAGATCTTCGGCCCGGCCTGCTCGCAGGTCCCCACCACGGGCCCCGGCTCCGCGGCCGGCATGGTCGACGCGGCCGTCGGCACCGCCGCCAGCAACAACCCGCTGTTCAAGACCCTCACCGCAGCGGTCACCGCGGCCGGCCTGGTCCCGACCCTGAACGACACCAAGGCGGCCTACACGGTCTTCGGCCCGATCGACTCCGCCTTCACGGCGCTGCCGGCCGGCACCCTCGACAAGCTCCTGGCCGACCCGTCGGGCCAGCTCACCACGATCCTGACCTACCACGTCATCCCCAAGCGCTACGACGCCGCCGGCCTGGTCGCCGCCGGTTCCGTCAAGTCCGTGCAGGGTGGCGAGGTCAAGATCACCGGCACCGCCGCCGCTCCCCTCATCAACGGCAACGAGGTCCTCTGCGGCAACATCCCGACCGCGAACGCCACCGTGTTCGCCATCGGCACCGTGCTCACCCCGCCCAAGGCCTGA
- a CDS encoding MmgE/PrpD family protein gives MTDSISVPASVPDPELLQALRTAGRFAADLRWSDLPAEVQARTGLMLVDLLGVTVAGARTAELKALQRAWPVVEGPAVLLGTGRSTQPDTAAWLNGAAACCLELDEGNKHAAGHPAAHVVFAALAQAGASEQPVPGVELLAAVVAGYEIASRFGRATRRRADLHTHGHWGATGAGAAVGRLRGLTAEQVAASTDAAAGLVYATPWSVVLAGSFVRNLWAAGSNVSGLVGGRLAEAGLSGVEGTVGRTLGEVVGGLDVSPLADGLGQRWDLTGGYVKRHSSCSYTHPAADAVLTLLERHELRPDAVDRMVVATHRLSMPLAAVSTGSRLAAMFSLPYVMAVALRAGVVGPGELSDAWRTDPEVIAAAHRVQVVHDPALDARLPDERAARVTLVLRDGRELVEEVPNPVGDVGHHPFTAEQVHAKVAALVGADDARRVRRTVEALADTPDVRPLLRKLP, from the coding sequence GTGACCGATTCCATTTCCGTCCCCGCGTCCGTCCCTGACCCGGAGCTGCTGCAGGCGTTGCGCACTGCGGGCCGGTTCGCCGCCGACCTGCGCTGGTCGGACCTGCCTGCCGAGGTGCAGGCGCGCACCGGACTGATGCTCGTGGACCTGTTGGGCGTGACGGTCGCCGGGGCGCGCACCGCCGAGCTGAAGGCGCTGCAGCGGGCCTGGCCGGTGGTCGAGGGTCCGGCTGTTCTGCTGGGGACCGGTCGGTCCACCCAGCCCGACACGGCGGCGTGGCTCAACGGCGCGGCTGCATGCTGTCTCGAGCTCGACGAGGGCAACAAGCACGCGGCCGGACACCCTGCCGCTCACGTGGTGTTCGCCGCGCTGGCGCAGGCGGGTGCGTCCGAGCAGCCCGTCCCTGGGGTCGAGCTGCTGGCCGCCGTGGTGGCCGGGTACGAGATCGCCTCCCGCTTCGGTCGGGCGACCCGGCGCCGGGCCGACCTGCACACCCATGGCCACTGGGGGGCGACCGGGGCCGGGGCCGCCGTCGGGCGGTTGCGCGGGCTGACCGCCGAGCAGGTTGCGGCCTCGACGGACGCAGCCGCCGGGCTGGTCTACGCCACCCCCTGGAGCGTCGTCCTGGCGGGCAGCTTCGTGCGCAACCTGTGGGCGGCCGGGTCGAACGTGAGCGGGCTGGTCGGCGGCCGGCTGGCGGAGGCGGGCCTGTCCGGGGTCGAGGGCACGGTGGGCCGCACCCTGGGCGAGGTGGTCGGCGGCCTGGACGTCTCGCCGCTGGCGGACGGGCTCGGGCAGCGGTGGGACTTGACAGGCGGATACGTGAAGCGGCACTCGTCGTGCAGCTACACGCACCCGGCTGCCGACGCCGTGCTCACGCTGCTGGAGCGTCACGAGCTCCGCCCGGACGCGGTCGACCGCATGGTGGTGGCCACCCACCGGCTCAGCATGCCGCTGGCTGCCGTGTCCACCGGCAGCCGGCTCGCCGCCATGTTCTCCCTGCCCTACGTCATGGCCGTCGCTCTGCGGGCCGGGGTGGTGGGCCCGGGCGAGCTCTCCGACGCCTGGCGCACCGACCCCGAGGTGATCGCCGCGGCCCACCGGGTCCAGGTGGTCCACGATCCGGCCCTCGACGCCAGGCTGCCCGACGAGCGCGCGGCCCGGGTGACCCTGGTCCTGCGCGACGGCCGTGAGCTCGTCGAGGAGGTGCCGAACCCGGTGGGCGATGTCGGCCACCACCCCTTCACCGCCGAGCAGGTGCACGCCAAGGTGGCCGCCCTGGTCGGGGCGGACGACGCCCGGCGGGTGCGTCGCACCGTCGAGGCGCTGGCCGACACCCCGGACGTGCGCCCCCTGCTGCGGAAACTGCCGTGA
- a CDS encoding CaiB/BaiF CoA transferase family protein, which produces MLDVSTILAGPLACQILGDFGADVVKIEHPVAGDSMRGHGESKDGVPLWWKEISRNKRTVGLSLSAPEGAALFRRLAATADVVVENFRPGTLERWGVGPDVLLTDNPGLVIVRLTGFGQTGPYSERPGFGTLAEAMSGFAFMTGDVDGPPTLPSFGLADSICGIAASSATMMALRHRDATGEGQVVDVSILEPIMAAVGPAPTIYQQLGVVPQRHGNRSTNNAPRNLYRARDGRWVAVSSSAQSIADRLLTLVGHPEVLDEPWFSSGRGRYEHVELLDRYVGGWVAERDRDEVIAAFTDAGAAVAGVYDAQDLVNDPHVRATQMLTEVPDDELGPVLMHNVMWRMSRTPGEIRFTGRAKGADTDEVLTDLGCTAQELAELREKGVVA; this is translated from the coding sequence GTGCTCGACGTGTCGACCATCCTGGCCGGCCCGCTGGCGTGCCAGATCCTGGGCGACTTCGGCGCCGACGTGGTCAAGATCGAGCACCCCGTGGCCGGCGACAGCATGCGCGGCCACGGCGAGAGCAAGGACGGCGTGCCCCTGTGGTGGAAGGAGATCTCCCGCAACAAGCGCACCGTCGGACTGAGCCTCAGCGCGCCGGAGGGCGCCGCCCTGTTCCGCCGCTTGGCTGCCACCGCAGACGTCGTCGTCGAGAACTTCCGCCCCGGCACGCTCGAGCGCTGGGGGGTGGGGCCGGACGTGCTGCTCACCGACAACCCGGGACTGGTGATCGTGCGGCTCACCGGCTTCGGACAGACCGGGCCCTACTCCGAGCGACCGGGTTTCGGCACGCTGGCCGAGGCGATGAGCGGGTTCGCCTTCATGACCGGTGATGTCGACGGGCCGCCGACGCTCCCCTCCTTCGGACTGGCCGACAGCATCTGCGGGATCGCCGCGAGCTCGGCGACGATGATGGCGCTGCGCCACCGCGACGCCACGGGCGAGGGGCAGGTCGTCGACGTGAGCATCCTTGAGCCGATCATGGCGGCGGTGGGGCCGGCGCCCACGATCTACCAGCAGCTGGGCGTGGTGCCGCAGCGGCACGGCAACAGGTCGACCAACAATGCCCCTCGCAACCTCTACCGCGCCCGCGACGGGCGCTGGGTGGCCGTCAGCTCCAGCGCGCAGAGCATCGCCGACCGGCTCCTGACCCTGGTGGGCCACCCCGAGGTGCTCGACGAGCCCTGGTTCTCCTCCGGCCGGGGCCGTTACGAGCATGTCGAACTGCTCGACCGCTACGTGGGCGGCTGGGTTGCTGAGCGCGACCGGGACGAGGTGATCGCCGCCTTCACCGACGCGGGCGCCGCAGTGGCCGGTGTCTACGACGCGCAGGACCTGGTCAACGACCCGCACGTGCGAGCTACTCAGATGCTCACCGAGGTGCCCGACGACGAGCTTGGCCCGGTGCTCATGCACAACGTGATGTGGCGGATGAGCCGCACGCCTGGCGAGATCCGGTTCACCGGCCGCGCCAAGGGTGCGGACACCGACGAGGTGCTCACCGACCTGGGGTGCACCGCGCAGGAGCTTGCCGAGCTCCGTGAGAAGGGGGTCGTCGCATGA
- a CDS encoding MmgE/PrpD family protein has product MLALRLAARAAAIDVAAAPEPVRERLTQVVIHVLSAGLAAVGRPDVTAARRALLSGAGPSTVMGYPQGAAPAMAALANALPVAAEQRQDGHRKARGHPASHLVPAVLAVAEAAGSTGRATGSAILAGYEVGARLGAAQGGTPAGVHDLATWALPATAAGVAHLLSGGNAEVVAAALDLAASVPVLPSADMVFHGATGQHLLLALGAQLGVVWGQTAAAGLRPEPGALEHHYSRFSAARWDPALADGPQPWAVMEGYLKRHPTCAHLHGVNDAVEDLLAEAPLVASDVAGVEVRTYRAAAAFAEVQPLDDLSARFSIPWTVAVGLLRGDLEAGGFTPAALADPLLRSLAQRVQVWADPSLEAGYPDGRPATVVVTLTDGSIRTAHAGRPRGDGPDALTVPDVVSGPRNRLTALVGPTATDALLGAVHRLTEDGPGPVAGALGAAGALATAG; this is encoded by the coding sequence GTGCTCGCCCTCCGACTGGCGGCCCGGGCGGCAGCGATCGATGTAGCTGCCGCGCCGGAGCCGGTGCGCGAGCGGCTGACCCAGGTGGTGATCCACGTCCTCTCGGCGGGCCTCGCGGCCGTGGGCCGCCCGGACGTCACCGCGGCGCGGCGGGCACTGCTGTCCGGGGCCGGGCCCAGCACCGTGATGGGCTACCCGCAAGGGGCCGCCCCCGCCATGGCGGCGCTCGCCAACGCCTTGCCGGTCGCCGCCGAACAGCGCCAGGACGGGCACCGCAAGGCGCGCGGTCACCCCGCCTCGCACCTGGTGCCGGCCGTGCTCGCCGTGGCTGAGGCAGCCGGTTCGACCGGCCGCGCCACGGGTTCGGCGATCCTGGCCGGTTACGAGGTGGGCGCCCGCCTCGGCGCGGCCCAGGGGGGAACCCCGGCCGGGGTGCACGACCTCGCCACCTGGGCCCTGCCCGCCACCGCCGCGGGCGTGGCGCACCTGCTCAGCGGCGGAAACGCCGAGGTGGTGGCAGCCGCCCTCGACCTGGCGGCGTCGGTGCCCGTCCTGCCCTCGGCGGACATGGTGTTCCACGGGGCGACCGGCCAACACCTGCTGCTGGCGCTCGGGGCCCAGCTGGGAGTGGTGTGGGGTCAGACCGCCGCCGCCGGGCTGCGACCCGAGCCCGGCGCCCTGGAACACCACTACTCCCGCTTCAGCGCCGCCCGCTGGGACCCCGCCCTGGCCGACGGGCCGCAGCCTTGGGCGGTGATGGAGGGCTACCTCAAGAGGCACCCGACCTGCGCGCACCTGCACGGAGTCAACGATGCGGTCGAGGACCTGCTGGCAGAAGCGCCGCTCGTCGCCTCGGACGTGGCCGGGGTCGAGGTGCGCACCTACCGCGCGGCCGCCGCCTTCGCCGAGGTACAGCCCCTCGACGATCTGTCGGCCCGCTTCAGCATCCCGTGGACTGTGGCCGTCGGGCTGCTGCGCGGCGATCTCGAGGCCGGGGGCTTCACCCCTGCTGCTCTGGCCGACCCCCTGCTGCGGTCGCTCGCCCAGAGGGTCCAGGTGTGGGCCGACCCGTCACTGGAAGCGGGCTACCCCGACGGGCGGCCCGCGACGGTCGTGGTCACTCTGACCGACGGCAGCATCCGCACCGCCCACGCCGGCCGGCCCCGCGGCGATGGCCCAGACGCCCTCACGGTGCCGGACGTGGTGTCGGGACCGCGGAACCGGCTGACCGCGCTGGTCGGACCGACGGCCACCGACGCCCTGCTGGGCGCTGTGCACCGGCTCACCGAGGACGGGCCGGGTCCGGTGGCCGGCGCACTGGGAGCCGCAGGCGCCCTCGCGACAGCCGGCTGA
- a CDS encoding ABC transporter substrate-binding protein, protein MSSRRKTLAVLAVAGLALAGCSSSGGTSNSTSGSGSGGASGETITVGSIHPLTGALAGAGQLMQDATEMAAADINAAGGIKGLSGAQLKIASGDSQGKAETGQSEAQRLTQSGAVALVGTYQSDVTKNVASVAERSQVPLVIDVAVDDSILAQGYKYSFRIQPNATGMGTSGADDLAGIGEQGGSPIKTVSYIHIQGAFGDSVFTAFKKEAEAKGITIAKEVAYDSGSLNDAATQVAQAAAPKPDAIVVTGYYPDSLLIAKSIAALKPDVKAVYGIANGGFDDDSFPGAAGAAGNGLLSANYHYDATSARVKDIRTRFEAKYGKPMETAAMLSYQAVEVVAAGLDKSGSKDPKKLRDAISALELSDPLLAFDGPIKFDETGQNTNATVIVMQIQGGKVEQVYPQKFKTVDLKFPAKPGAS, encoded by the coding sequence ATGAGTTCACGACGAAAGACACTGGCGGTGCTGGCCGTCGCTGGGCTGGCCCTGGCCGGCTGCAGCAGCTCGGGCGGCACCAGCAACAGCACCTCCGGCAGCGGTTCGGGCGGGGCCTCCGGCGAGACCATCACTGTCGGGTCCATCCACCCGCTCACCGGGGCGCTTGCCGGGGCCGGCCAGCTGATGCAGGACGCCACCGAGATGGCCGCAGCCGACATCAACGCCGCGGGCGGCATCAAGGGCCTGAGCGGCGCGCAGCTGAAGATCGCCTCCGGCGACAGCCAGGGCAAGGCCGAGACCGGGCAGAGCGAGGCGCAGAGGCTCACCCAGTCCGGTGCGGTAGCGCTGGTCGGCACCTACCAGAGCGACGTGACCAAGAACGTGGCCTCGGTCGCTGAGCGCTCACAGGTCCCGCTGGTCATCGATGTGGCCGTCGACGACAGCATCCTCGCCCAAGGCTACAAGTACTCCTTCCGCATCCAGCCGAATGCAACCGGCATGGGGACGTCGGGCGCCGACGACCTTGCCGGCATCGGCGAGCAGGGCGGGTCGCCGATCAAGACGGTGTCCTACATCCACATCCAGGGTGCCTTCGGCGACAGCGTGTTCACGGCCTTCAAGAAGGAGGCCGAGGCCAAGGGGATCACCATCGCCAAGGAGGTCGCGTACGACAGCGGCAGCCTCAACGACGCCGCCACCCAGGTGGCCCAGGCGGCCGCGCCCAAGCCCGACGCCATCGTGGTCACCGGCTACTACCCCGACAGCCTGTTGATCGCCAAGTCGATCGCTGCCCTCAAGCCTGATGTCAAGGCCGTCTACGGGATCGCCAACGGTGGGTTCGACGACGACTCGTTCCCCGGCGCCGCGGGGGCCGCCGGCAACGGGCTGCTCAGCGCGAACTACCACTACGACGCGACCAGTGCCCGGGTCAAGGACATCCGCACCCGCTTCGAGGCCAAGTACGGCAAGCCGATGGAGACGGCGGCCATGCTGTCCTACCAGGCGGTCGAGGTGGTGGCGGCCGGTCTCGACAAGAGCGGCAGCAAGGACCCCAAGAAGTTGCGCGACGCGATCTCGGCCCTCGAGCTCAGCGACCCGCTGCTCGCCTTCGACGGCCCCATCAAGTTTGACGAGACCGGCCAGAACACCAACGCCACGGTCATCGTCATGCAGATCCAGGGGGGCAAGGTCGAGCAGGTCTACCCGCAGAAGTTCAAGACGGTCGACCTGAAGTTCCCGGCCAAGCCGGGCGCCTCCTGA
- a CDS encoding cyclase family protein, translating to MTDALLAVIQEGVRAYDLGRPMSIGMPQSPNHPAYWHTLPRRHGDMVRSDGGSAANDMITTGTHVGTHIDALAHVSHDGKLHGGVEVADAMRGGGFPDHGVHTIAPMVRRALLLDVPAALGTDACEPAYEITPADLQQAEALTGTTVQPGDVVLVRSGWGRRFDDGAKAYLGQVEGVPGVGEAGAQWLADHRVHAAGADTIAFERLAPGGGHSVLPAHRVLLVESGIYIVEALALEEIAADQVREFTLVLVPMNLVGATGSPVRPLAVISDRSPDA from the coding sequence ATGACCGATGCGCTGCTGGCCGTAATTCAGGAGGGCGTGCGAGCCTACGACCTGGGCCGCCCGATGAGCATCGGCATGCCGCAGTCGCCCAACCACCCGGCCTACTGGCACACCCTGCCGCGCCGCCACGGCGACATGGTCCGCTCCGACGGCGGCTCAGCGGCCAACGACATGATCACCACGGGCACCCACGTCGGAACCCACATCGACGCGCTGGCCCACGTCTCTCACGACGGCAAGCTGCACGGCGGGGTCGAGGTCGCCGACGCCATGCGAGGCGGCGGCTTCCCCGATCACGGGGTGCACACCATCGCCCCGATGGTGCGCCGGGCTCTGCTGCTCGACGTGCCGGCCGCGCTGGGCACCGATGCGTGCGAGCCTGCCTACGAGATCACTCCCGCGGACCTGCAGCAGGCCGAGGCGCTCACCGGCACGACCGTGCAGCCGGGCGACGTGGTGCTGGTGCGCAGCGGCTGGGGGCGCCGGTTCGACGACGGAGCAAAGGCCTACCTGGGCCAGGTCGAGGGCGTGCCCGGGGTGGGCGAGGCCGGCGCACAGTGGCTGGCCGACCACCGGGTGCACGCCGCCGGCGCGGACACCATCGCCTTCGAACGGCTCGCGCCGGGCGGTGGCCACAGCGTGCTGCCGGCCCACCGGGTGCTGCTCGTGGAGTCCGGCATCTACATCGTCGAGGCACTGGCCCTCGAGGAGATCGCGGCCGACCAGGTGCGCGAGTTCACCCTGGTGCTGGTCCCGATGAACCTCGTCGGCGCCACCGGCTCGCCGGTCCGCCCACTCGCCGTGATCAGCGACAGGTCCCCCGATGCCTGA